From the genome of Streptomyces sp. V1I1, one region includes:
- a CDS encoding SpoIIE family protein phosphatase: protein MCAIESFPGDPARPAGSTSQPGGLLDVLSVAAVVLDADGRIVLWSPQAAELFGYTADEALGRYAGRLLVHEQHLELVRRLFAEVMAGHGGWAGVFPVRHKDGSTLLVEFRNMRLEDDRKDLYALGLATEQTTLRSVERDLALSTRLISQSPIGLAVVDTDLRYVMVNPALERINGLLAAEHVGRHVREAVPFLDTEAIESAMREVLATGIPILDREFVARTPADPDREHAWSVSFYRLESSSGRVLGLAKSVVDVTERHRATSEAAQARQRLSLVADASIRIGTTLDLDQTARELAAVSVPELADVAAVDVLDSVLNGRSAVAMHQGPAVFRALAVAASYPTDAVRAADQPGEVARYEADRLVTHCVNTGRPVRVSRVQRDDLSRIASSPEAAALLADAGVHSYLAVPLIARGEVLGALDLKRTRNPEPFNADDEVLAGELAARAAVCIDNARWYRQVRNTALTLQRSLLPQQPPDQPGLEIAYRYQPAEAAIEVGGDWFDVIPLTGDKTALVVGDVMGSGISAAATMGQLRTATRTLAELDLDPADVQRHLDRITDRMGQTITTCIYAVYDPYQGQCLISSAGHLPPALVRPGRPPELLDLPTGAPLGVGEVAFHTTTVTLHPGDELVLYTDGLVETRDQAIDERLDALLALLAKPQRSLEETCDVLLHALRQPGDHDDVALLIARVRPSAVTGETTAT from the coding sequence ATGTGTGCGATCGAATCCTTCCCGGGCGACCCCGCCCGGCCGGCGGGAAGCACGTCCCAGCCGGGCGGCCTGTTGGATGTACTGAGCGTCGCCGCCGTGGTGCTGGATGCGGACGGCCGGATCGTGCTGTGGAGCCCGCAGGCCGCGGAGTTGTTCGGGTACACCGCCGACGAGGCACTCGGCCGGTACGCAGGCCGCTTGCTGGTGCATGAGCAGCACCTGGAACTGGTGCGCCGCCTGTTCGCCGAGGTCATGGCAGGCCATGGGGGCTGGGCAGGTGTCTTTCCCGTGCGGCACAAGGACGGCAGCACGCTGCTGGTGGAGTTCCGCAACATGCGGCTGGAGGACGACCGGAAAGACCTCTACGCCCTCGGCCTGGCCACCGAGCAGACGACGTTGAGGAGCGTGGAGCGGGACCTGGCGCTGTCCACCCGGCTGATCTCTCAGTCCCCGATCGGGCTGGCAGTCGTGGACACAGATCTGCGGTACGTCATGGTCAACCCGGCGCTTGAGCGCATCAACGGTCTGCTCGCTGCCGAGCATGTTGGCCGGCATGTCCGTGAGGCAGTGCCGTTCTTGGACACCGAGGCCATCGAGTCCGCAATGCGCGAGGTCCTCGCCACCGGCATTCCGATCCTTGACCGGGAGTTCGTTGCGCGCACCCCGGCCGACCCGGACCGAGAGCACGCCTGGTCAGTCTCGTTCTACCGGCTGGAGTCCTCCAGCGGGAGAGTACTTGGGCTGGCCAAATCAGTCGTCGACGTCACCGAGCGGCACCGCGCCACGTCCGAGGCTGCCCAGGCTCGGCAGCGCCTCTCGCTCGTCGCCGACGCATCCATACGTATCGGCACCACGCTGGACCTTGACCAGACTGCCCGTGAACTCGCCGCGGTGTCGGTACCCGAGCTGGCCGACGTAGCCGCGGTGGATGTGCTCGACAGCGTCCTGAACGGCCGCTCGGCCGTCGCGATGCACCAAGGCCCCGCGGTATTCCGCGCGCTCGCCGTGGCCGCCTCGTACCCCACCGATGCCGTACGCGCAGCTGATCAGCCCGGTGAGGTCGCCAGGTACGAGGCCGACCGGCTGGTCACCCACTGCGTGAATACCGGTCGCCCAGTCCGCGTGTCCCGGGTGCAGCGCGACGATCTGTCGCGTATCGCCAGCAGCCCCGAAGCCGCCGCGTTGCTGGCCGACGCCGGCGTGCACTCTTACCTGGCCGTGCCACTGATCGCTCGCGGCGAAGTCCTTGGCGCCCTGGACCTGAAGCGCACCCGCAATCCGGAGCCGTTCAACGCTGACGACGAGGTCCTGGCCGGCGAGCTCGCCGCTCGGGCTGCCGTGTGCATCGACAACGCCCGCTGGTACCGGCAGGTGCGCAACACCGCCCTCACCCTCCAGCGCAGCCTTCTCCCGCAGCAGCCACCGGACCAGCCCGGCCTGGAGATCGCCTACCGCTACCAGCCCGCCGAGGCCGCGATTGAGGTCGGCGGCGACTGGTTCGACGTCATCCCACTGACGGGCGACAAGACCGCACTCGTTGTCGGCGACGTCATGGGCAGCGGCATCAGCGCGGCCGCCACGATGGGTCAACTCCGCACCGCGACCCGCACCCTGGCCGAACTCGACCTTGACCCTGCCGACGTGCAGCGCCACCTCGACCGCATCACCGATCGCATGGGGCAGACCATCACCACCTGCATCTACGCCGTCTACGACCCGTACCAGGGCCAGTGCCTCATCTCCAGCGCCGGACACCTCCCGCCCGCCCTCGTACGCCCCGGCCGGCCCCCCGAACTGCTCGACCTGCCGACCGGCGCCCCGCTCGGCGTCGGCGAGGTCGCCTTCCACACCACCACGGTCACTCTGCACCCCGGCGACGAGCTGGTCCTCTACACCGATGGCCTCGTCGAGACACGCGACCAGGCCATCGATGAACGTCTGGACGCTCTCCTTGCCCTCCTCGCCAAGCCCCAGCGATCCCTCGAGGAGACCTGCGACGTGCTCCTGCATGCGTTGCGCCAGCCGGGAGACCACGACGACGTGGCCCTGCTCATCGCCCGAGTGCGCCCCAGTGCCGTGACCGGGGAGACGACGGCGACCTGA
- a CDS encoding VOC family protein, which translates to MSTDDRSILDSARVATRLPAQDLERARRFYSEQLGLEPVDERPGGLLYRCGGVDFALFQSAGESPGTFTQMGWEVDDIEAVVSELKRRGVVFEEVDLPGLRTRDGIAEIDGNYPSKGARGERGAWFRDSEGNMLGVGELVV; encoded by the coding sequence ATGAGCACAGACGACAGGAGCATCCTGGACAGCGCACGCGTCGCGACCAGGCTGCCCGCCCAGGACCTGGAGCGAGCACGGCGGTTCTACTCCGAACAGCTCGGTCTCGAGCCGGTGGACGAGCGGCCCGGTGGGCTGCTGTATCGCTGCGGAGGCGTGGACTTCGCCCTGTTCCAATCGGCGGGAGAGTCACCCGGCACCTTCACGCAGATGGGGTGGGAGGTCGACGACATCGAGGCGGTCGTGTCGGAACTCAAACGGCGCGGCGTGGTGTTCGAGGAGGTCGACCTGCCCGGGCTGCGGACCAGGGATGGGATCGCCGAGATCGACGGGAACTACCCGAGCAAGGGCGCAAGGGGTGAACGCGGCGCCTGGTTCCGCGACAGCGAGGGGAACATGCTGGGTGTCGGAGAGCTGGTCGTTTGA
- a CDS encoding alpha/beta fold hydrolase codes for MTSISTAPATVRALKVPGARLHYEVRGEGPLVVLVGAPMDARAFAPLADLLAVDHTVLTTDPRGINRSPVDDPDQDSTPQLRADDLSRLLSHLDAGPAVVLGSSGGAVTALALVQTHPEQVHTAVAHRASGGGAARGPRAEPRPD; via the coding sequence ATGACCTCCATTTCGACCGCTCCCGCCACAGTCCGGGCCCTCAAGGTCCCTGGCGCGCGTCTGCATTACGAGGTGCGCGGCGAGGGTCCCCTTGTGGTGCTGGTCGGCGCCCCGATGGACGCCAGGGCCTTCGCGCCGCTGGCCGATCTTCTGGCCGTAGACCACACCGTGCTCACCACCGACCCACGGGGCATCAACCGCAGCCCGGTCGACGACCCCGACCAGGACTCGACCCCGCAGCTGCGGGCCGACGACCTCTCCCGGCTCCTGAGCCACCTCGACGCCGGCCCGGCCGTGGTCCTGGGCTCCAGCGGCGGCGCCGTCACCGCGCTCGCTCTCGTACAGACCCACCCCGAGCAGGTGCACACCGCCGTCGCCCACCGAGCCTCCGGTGGAGGAGCTGCTCGAGGACCGCGAGCAGAGCCACGCCCAGACTGA
- a CDS encoding helix-turn-helix domain-containing protein: MGRPEKPLDPEAGSVQRLAWQLRRLRERAGSPSYRALAQRAHYSASTLAEAAKGDRLASLAVTLAYVDACGGDRAEWRARWEAVAAEVDTAASAEPTPDEARCPYQGLTPFQSEQAEWFFGRSRLVGRLLERVERLPLVGVFGASGSGKSSLLRAGLLGTIAEGRQPEGRWRTMLLTPTEHPLDALSDQVAKLSGQDVHRMREELRSDPAALDIAIRGALVSGPPETRALLVVDQFEELFTLCADQSERSRFVAALLDAAHGPDRRTTVVLGVRADFLAQFAQHPDLLDALGEEAKLLVGPVSGTELREIVLRPAAQAGWGVEPDMLATVLADAAEEPGALPLVSHALLETWHRRKGATLTLSAYQASGGVRGAIAQTADRVYSELTAEQQQAARRIFLRLSALGDGTGDSRRPIARAELDGVVEEAGADEILGRLAEARLVVIGRDTVEMAHEALIRAWPRLHRWLTDDRANLIIHRRLTEAAHAWKSLDQDAGALYRGAQLLAACDWARDHPRELNQLEDTFLRTSSAQETTEQDSARRHARLLKRLIAGISVLLVLAVLGGGVAAWQRQDARRLQLDALSGELSLQARSLLATDPDLAGLLAVEADHLHPNAATRGSILSAAAAPRRTELNISGPAVYTVAFSPDHTLLASSNGDGTIGLWDSVRGTRIAFLRGHTGRPMKVAFSGDGKRLASTAVDGTSGSLIVWDVRTRRPMTRLAEHRIGPGMALSTDGTKIAIGVGDGDIALHDLTTGSRRLLRGQGHGPAVGSLSFSHDGKLLVSADGTRDPVVWAVKTGRPIASLPSEHVAQVAFASSGRMLAAAADDRGVYLWNLDRERPAALPRLPLPDSFGWAISAPVGGRLAVADENGTVTIWDLRRRAPVHTYQDRGRTETVSVALSRDGAMLASAGFNGTIVLHDLRNAPFSGFDAQMKDVKVSPDGTVIATAGSDRTVRLWDTRGKQLTTLSGHPDQVQAVAFSSDGRLLASVTRNNIVTIWDVRRRLRAAEPVPTLGVGASTDIAFAPRGRRLLAAATLGLFVWDVHDLTSPPLKTSKYQPRLATSLVFTPDGRRLVAASTGGFLNAWDVATGELLARDKTGQGAVQDVAVSPDGKLLATAGDSRTVKLWSATDHRELAVLSGHTAPVQVIAFSRDGRTLASAGDDHSIIVWDIAARRSLATLNGHSARIRGLAFTPDGALVSGGEDGRIIRWPLDLHDVKDRLCAAVGRSLTRQEWATYLPSVPYQPTCRSRSRR, encoded by the coding sequence GTGGGGCGTCCGGAAAAACCCCTGGACCCGGAAGCCGGTTCCGTCCAGCGCCTTGCGTGGCAGCTACGCCGGCTGCGCGAAAGGGCCGGCAGTCCGAGCTATCGGGCCCTGGCTCAGCGGGCGCACTATTCGGCGAGCACGCTGGCGGAGGCCGCCAAGGGCGACCGGCTTGCCTCACTGGCGGTCACCCTGGCCTACGTCGACGCGTGTGGCGGCGATCGGGCCGAATGGCGGGCCCGGTGGGAGGCAGTGGCCGCCGAGGTGGATACGGCGGCCTCGGCCGAGCCGACGCCGGACGAGGCGCGCTGCCCCTATCAGGGGCTGACGCCGTTCCAGAGTGAGCAGGCGGAGTGGTTCTTCGGCCGTTCCCGGCTGGTCGGCCGACTGCTGGAGCGGGTCGAGCGGCTGCCACTCGTCGGAGTCTTCGGGGCTTCGGGGAGCGGGAAGTCCTCACTCCTGCGCGCCGGGCTGCTGGGAACTATCGCCGAGGGCCGCCAACCGGAAGGACGGTGGCGGACCATGCTGTTGACCCCCACCGAGCATCCGCTCGACGCACTGTCCGACCAGGTGGCGAAGTTGTCCGGCCAGGATGTCCATCGTATGCGGGAGGAGCTGCGCAGCGATCCGGCCGCGCTGGACATCGCGATCCGCGGCGCCCTGGTCTCTGGCCCGCCTGAGACCAGGGCGCTGCTGGTCGTGGACCAGTTCGAGGAGCTGTTCACCCTCTGCGCCGACCAGAGTGAACGCAGCCGGTTCGTCGCCGCGCTGCTGGATGCCGCCCACGGCCCGGACCGTCGCACCACAGTGGTGCTCGGCGTGCGTGCCGACTTCCTCGCGCAGTTCGCCCAGCATCCGGATCTGCTGGACGCTCTGGGAGAGGAAGCGAAGCTGCTCGTGGGGCCGGTGTCCGGCACCGAGCTGCGGGAGATCGTCCTCCGGCCTGCCGCCCAGGCGGGGTGGGGCGTGGAACCGGACATGCTCGCCACCGTGCTCGCTGACGCGGCCGAGGAACCGGGCGCCCTGCCGCTGGTTTCGCACGCGTTGCTGGAAACCTGGCACCGGCGCAAAGGAGCGACCCTCACCCTGTCCGCGTACCAGGCCAGCGGCGGCGTGCGCGGAGCAATCGCCCAGACCGCCGACCGCGTCTACAGCGAGCTCACCGCAGAGCAGCAGCAGGCCGCTCGAAGGATCTTCCTCAGACTCTCCGCGCTGGGTGACGGGACCGGGGACTCCCGGCGGCCCATTGCCCGCGCCGAACTCGACGGTGTCGTCGAGGAGGCGGGTGCCGACGAGATCCTGGGCCGCCTGGCCGAAGCACGCCTCGTCGTCATCGGCCGGGACACGGTGGAGATGGCCCATGAAGCGCTGATCCGGGCCTGGCCCCGGCTGCATCGATGGCTCACCGACGACCGGGCGAACCTCATCATCCACCGACGGCTCACTGAGGCCGCCCACGCCTGGAAGTCGCTGGACCAGGACGCCGGGGCCCTGTACCGGGGCGCTCAGTTGCTCGCCGCGTGCGACTGGGCCAGGGACCATCCCCGGGAGCTGAACCAGCTCGAGGACACCTTCCTGCGCACCAGCAGCGCTCAGGAAACCACCGAGCAGGACAGCGCCCGGCGTCATGCCCGACTTCTCAAGCGCCTCATCGCGGGCATCTCCGTACTCCTCGTGCTCGCGGTACTGGGCGGGGGCGTGGCCGCTTGGCAGCGGCAGGACGCACGCCGACTGCAACTGGACGCCCTCTCAGGCGAGTTGTCCCTGCAAGCGCGGTCGCTCCTGGCCACCGATCCGGACCTGGCAGGCCTACTGGCCGTCGAAGCGGACCACTTGCACCCGAACGCCGCGACCCGGGGAAGCATCCTGAGCGCCGCGGCGGCGCCGCGGCGCACCGAACTCAACATCAGCGGCCCCGCCGTGTACACCGTCGCGTTCAGTCCGGACCATACGCTGCTCGCCTCCTCGAACGGCGACGGCACGATCGGTCTGTGGGACTCGGTGCGCGGCACCCGGATCGCGTTTCTGCGAGGACACACCGGCCGGCCCATGAAGGTGGCCTTCAGCGGCGACGGGAAACGTCTCGCCTCCACCGCAGTCGACGGCACCTCCGGCTCGCTCATCGTCTGGGACGTCCGGACGCGCCGGCCCATGACCAGGCTCGCCGAGCATCGGATCGGCCCGGGCATGGCCCTCAGTACGGACGGTACGAAGATCGCGATCGGAGTCGGAGACGGCGACATCGCCCTGCACGACCTGACCACCGGGTCTCGCCGCCTTCTCCGCGGACAGGGACACGGTCCCGCGGTCGGGTCGCTGAGTTTCAGCCACGACGGCAAGCTTCTGGTTTCCGCAGACGGAACGCGGGACCCGGTCGTCTGGGCCGTCAAGACCGGCAGACCGATTGCCTCGCTGCCCTCCGAACACGTCGCCCAGGTCGCCTTCGCCTCTTCCGGACGCATGCTCGCGGCCGCCGCCGACGACCGGGGGGTGTACCTGTGGAACCTCGACCGGGAGCGGCCAGCCGCTCTGCCGCGACTGCCCCTGCCGGATTCCTTCGGATGGGCCATCTCCGCTCCCGTCGGCGGCCGGCTGGCCGTGGCCGACGAGAACGGCACAGTCACGATATGGGACCTGCGGCGTCGCGCGCCCGTGCACACCTACCAGGACAGAGGCCGCACCGAGACGGTCTCGGTTGCCCTCAGCCGCGACGGTGCAATGCTCGCCTCCGCCGGATTCAACGGGACAATTGTGCTGCACGATCTGCGCAACGCCCCGTTCAGCGGATTCGACGCACAGATGAAAGACGTCAAGGTCAGCCCGGACGGAACCGTGATCGCCACTGCCGGCAGCGACAGGACCGTCCGTCTCTGGGACACCCGGGGGAAGCAACTCACCACCCTGAGCGGGCACCCCGACCAGGTCCAGGCCGTCGCGTTCAGCTCCGACGGACGCCTGCTGGCCTCGGTGACGCGGAACAACATCGTCACGATCTGGGACGTCCGGCGCCGACTGCGCGCGGCGGAACCGGTACCTACCCTGGGAGTCGGCGCCTCCACCGACATCGCCTTCGCTCCCCGTGGCCGGCGCCTCCTCGCTGCCGCCACACTCGGACTGTTCGTCTGGGACGTCCACGACCTGACGTCGCCGCCCCTGAAGACGTCGAAGTATCAGCCCCGCCTGGCCACCTCGCTCGTCTTCACCCCCGACGGCCGTCGCCTTGTGGCGGCCAGCACGGGGGGCTTCCTCAACGCGTGGGATGTCGCAACCGGTGAACTCCTCGCCAGGGACAAAACCGGCCAGGGCGCCGTGCAGGACGTCGCCGTCAGCCCTGACGGCAAGCTGCTCGCCACCGCCGGTGACAGCCGGACGGTCAAGCTCTGGAGTGCCACGGACCACCGGGAGCTCGCCGTGCTCAGCGGACACACCGCCCCCGTGCAGGTCATCGCGTTCAGTCGGGACGGCCGCACCCTCGCCTCCGCCGGTGACGACCACTCGATCATCGTGTGGGACATCGCCGCCCGGCGCTCCCTCGCCACGCTGAACGGGCACAGCGCCAGAATCCGCGGACTCGCCTTCACCCCTGACGGCGCCCTGGTCTCCGGCGGGGAGGACGGCAGGATCATCCGATGGCCCCTGGACCTGCATGACGTCAAGGATCGCCTCTGCGCTGCCGTCGGTCGCAGTCTCACCCGGCAGGAGTGGGCGACCTACCTCCCGTCGGTTCCATACCAACCGACCTGTCGTTCCCGGTCGCGTCGCTGA
- a CDS encoding HAMP domain-containing sensor histidine kinase, giving the protein MTARAVRGRGGGRARAHRATVRTRIAAVYGLVFVLLGGILLALVYFLSRADAMAKANELMDRRPRMVPQGNPPSDAGTVSLELAHFASRQVLLWSGAALLVMAVFAVGVGWWITGRVLRPVHSMTSRARRISQENLHERIALDGPRDELTVLADTFDALLARLETSFDSQRRFIANASHELRTPLAAQRAALQIGLENPTPEELARVRQSLLDANRRNGQLIEGLLLLAQSEGGIETHETVDLLDVVAEEVASCGAVAAEAGVVVTVEAERSPAPVPGDRVLLGQLTANLLRNAIAYNQPDGRVEVALSRGRLTVTNTGPEVEPDTVETLFEPFRRGHGRDRTGAGADRGHGLGLSIVRSIATAHGGTATATAQPGPGGGLRVEVRLP; this is encoded by the coding sequence TTGACGGCACGTGCGGTGCGGGGGCGGGGCGGGGGGCGGGCGCGCGCGCACCGGGCCACAGTCCGTACCCGCATCGCTGCCGTCTACGGCCTGGTGTTCGTCCTGCTCGGCGGCATCCTGCTGGCCCTCGTCTACTTCCTGTCCCGGGCGGACGCCATGGCCAAGGCCAACGAGCTGATGGACCGCAGGCCACGGATGGTGCCGCAGGGGAACCCGCCGTCCGATGCCGGAACGGTCAGCCTCGAGCTCGCCCACTTCGCCTCCCGGCAGGTCCTGCTCTGGTCGGGCGCGGCTCTGCTCGTGATGGCGGTGTTCGCCGTCGGCGTCGGCTGGTGGATCACCGGGCGGGTGCTGCGGCCCGTGCACTCCATGACGTCCAGGGCCCGCCGGATCTCCCAGGAGAACCTGCACGAACGCATTGCTCTCGACGGCCCGCGGGACGAACTCACGGTACTCGCCGACACCTTCGACGCGCTCCTCGCCCGCCTTGAAACCTCCTTCGACAGCCAGCGCCGCTTCATCGCCAACGCCTCCCACGAACTGCGTACCCCGCTCGCCGCGCAGCGCGCAGCCCTCCAGATCGGCCTGGAGAACCCGACCCCCGAGGAACTGGCCCGGGTGCGACAGTCCCTCCTGGACGCCAATCGGCGCAACGGGCAGCTCATCGAAGGGCTGTTGCTCCTGGCGCAGAGCGAGGGGGGCATCGAGACCCACGAGACCGTGGATCTGTTGGACGTGGTCGCCGAGGAGGTCGCCTCCTGCGGGGCTGTTGCCGCCGAGGCGGGCGTCGTGGTCACTGTCGAGGCCGAGCGGTCGCCCGCGCCCGTACCGGGAGACCGGGTCCTGCTCGGCCAGTTGACGGCGAACCTGCTGCGCAACGCCATCGCCTACAACCAACCGGACGGACGCGTCGAGGTGGCCCTCTCCCGTGGCCGCCTGACCGTGACCAACACCGGACCCGAGGTGGAGCCCGACACCGTCGAGACGCTCTTCGAACCGTTTCGCCGGGGCCACGGCCGGGACCGCACCGGCGCAGGAGCGGACCGTGGCCATGGCCTGGGCCTGTCCATCGTGCGCTCCATCGCCACCGCCCACGGCGGCACCGCCACTGCCACTGCCCAACCCGGGCCCGGGGGCGGTCTACGCGTCGAGGTACGGCTGCCCTGA
- a CDS encoding response regulator transcription factor, producing the protein MRVLVAEDDALIAEMVTLGLRRHGFAVDTVHDGAEAAHSLQVTDYDVVVLDRDLPGVHGDVVAADLAGSGARTRILMLTAADGLHDRVQGLNLGADDYLAKPFEYDELIARVHALCRRSAPPLPPVLQKSGVVLNTAQRTATRDGRVLDLTPKEFAVLHLLLAADGAPVGAEELLERAWDEHADPFTSAVRVTMSKLRGKLGEPPLIRTVQGVGYAL; encoded by the coding sequence ATGCGGGTACTTGTCGCCGAGGACGACGCGCTGATCGCCGAGATGGTCACCCTCGGGCTGCGCCGCCACGGATTCGCGGTGGACACCGTCCACGACGGAGCCGAGGCGGCACACAGCCTCCAGGTGACCGACTACGACGTCGTGGTCCTGGACCGGGACCTGCCCGGGGTGCACGGGGATGTTGTCGCCGCCGACCTGGCCGGCTCGGGGGCGAGGACCCGCATCCTGATGCTCACCGCGGCCGACGGTCTGCACGACCGGGTCCAGGGCCTCAACCTGGGGGCCGACGACTATCTCGCCAAGCCCTTCGAGTACGACGAACTCATCGCCAGGGTCCACGCGTTGTGCCGCCGCAGCGCACCGCCCCTGCCGCCGGTACTGCAGAAGTCGGGGGTGGTGCTCAACACCGCGCAGCGCACCGCCACGCGGGACGGCCGGGTGCTTGATCTCACGCCGAAGGAGTTTGCCGTACTGCATCTGCTGCTGGCGGCCGACGGGGCCCCGGTCGGCGCGGAGGAACTCCTTGAGCGTGCCTGGGACGAGCACGCCGACCCGTTCACCTCAGCGGTCCGCGTCACCATGAGCAAGCTGCGCGGCAAACTCGGCGAACCGCCCCTGATCCGGACCGTACAGGGCGTGGGGTACGCGCTGTGA
- a CDS encoding ABC transporter permease — MLTPARLSPADCVRVGGFGLRSRPVRVLLSALGIAIGIAAMVSVVGISSSSRAELDRTLARLGTNLLTATPGQSLDGGTARLPEEAMDMIGRIGGAESATAIGTIDGVKTYRTDKIPKAQSNGITAAGARQDLLKSVGATMARGNWLNEATGEYPVAVLGATTAQLLGVTEPGPDTRVWLGGQWFTVAGILAPVPLAPELDTAALVGWDAAKKYLGFDGHPTLVYTRAAEKSVGRVRELIGPTANPADPTTVKVSRPSDALVAQQAGDKAFTGLLLGLGGVALLVGGIGVANTMVISVLERRGEVGLRRSLGATRSQVCLQFLTESLLLSALGGGAGVVIGSAVTAAYAATQGWPVVVPPWVMGGGVGSTLMIGGVAGLYPAVRAAGLAPTVALAAT, encoded by the coding sequence ATGCTGACCCCGGCCCGTCTCAGCCCCGCCGACTGTGTACGTGTCGGAGGATTCGGCCTGCGCAGCCGCCCCGTACGCGTCCTGCTGTCCGCGCTCGGCATCGCCATCGGCATCGCGGCCATGGTCTCGGTCGTCGGTATCTCCAGCTCCAGCCGGGCCGAGCTGGACCGTACCCTCGCCCGGCTCGGCACGAATCTGCTGACAGCCACGCCCGGGCAGTCCCTCGACGGCGGCACGGCGAGGTTGCCCGAGGAAGCCATGGACATGATTGGCCGGATCGGGGGTGCGGAGTCGGCCACCGCGATCGGGACGATCGACGGCGTGAAGACCTACCGGACGGACAAGATCCCAAAGGCGCAGTCCAACGGGATCACCGCCGCGGGTGCCCGGCAGGATCTGCTGAAGTCGGTGGGCGCCACCATGGCGCGCGGCAACTGGCTCAACGAGGCCACGGGCGAGTATCCGGTGGCCGTCCTCGGTGCCACCACTGCGCAGCTGCTGGGCGTCACCGAACCCGGGCCGGACACCAGGGTCTGGCTCGGCGGCCAGTGGTTCACCGTCGCAGGCATCCTCGCCCCGGTGCCGCTCGCCCCCGAGCTGGACACCGCCGCTCTGGTCGGCTGGGACGCGGCCAAGAAATACCTCGGCTTCGACGGTCACCCGACCCTCGTCTACACCCGGGCCGCCGAGAAGTCCGTCGGCAGGGTACGGGAGTTGATCGGCCCGACCGCGAACCCGGCCGACCCCACCACCGTGAAGGTCTCCCGCCCCTCCGACGCACTCGTCGCCCAGCAGGCCGGCGACAAGGCTTTCACCGGGCTGCTGCTGGGGCTGGGCGGCGTGGCGCTGCTGGTCGGTGGGATCGGTGTCGCCAACACCATGGTCATCTCGGTTCTGGAGCGCCGCGGCGAAGTGGGCCTCAGACGCTCCCTGGGCGCCACCCGGAGCCAGGTGTGCCTGCAGTTCCTCACCGAGTCGCTGCTGCTGTCCGCGCTCGGCGGCGGGGCGGGCGTGGTGATCGGTTCGGCGGTCACCGCCGCGTACGCCGCTACGCAGGGCTGGCCGGTGGTGGTGCCGCCGTGGGTGATGGGAGGTGGGGTCGGCTCGACTCTGATGATCGGCGGCGTGGCCGGTCTCTATCCGGCGGTACGCGCCGCCGGGCTGGCCCCCACGGTGGCGCTCGCCGCGACCTGA
- a CDS encoding ABC transporter ATP-binding protein, which yields MTALASAAGSSVVVLEEVTRTYAGGVAALVGVSLTVHRGEMAAIVGPSGSGKSTMLNVIGTLDRPTSGGVVIDGHDVAALSDRQLSALRAQSIGFVFQQFHLPAGVSALDSVAYGLLYSGTGQRTRRERAAAALERVGLGHRLDHRPHELSGGERQRVAIARAVVGEPAVLLADEPTGALDSKAGAAVMELLHELHESGTTILVITHDRSIADSLPRQVAMLDGRVQSDSATATATATATATDSVALGATC from the coding sequence GTGACCGCACTCGCCTCTGCCGCCGGCTCATCCGTCGTCGTACTGGAGGAGGTGACCCGTACGTACGCCGGGGGAGTCGCCGCGCTCGTCGGCGTCAGCCTGACCGTTCACCGCGGTGAAATGGCCGCGATCGTCGGGCCTTCCGGGTCTGGGAAATCCACCATGCTGAACGTGATTGGGACACTGGACCGGCCCACCTCGGGCGGCGTTGTCATCGACGGCCATGACGTGGCCGCCCTCTCCGACCGGCAGCTCTCGGCCCTGCGCGCGCAGAGCATCGGCTTCGTCTTCCAGCAGTTCCACCTCCCGGCCGGCGTCTCCGCGCTCGACAGCGTCGCGTACGGACTCCTCTACAGCGGCACCGGACAGCGCACGCGCCGCGAGCGGGCGGCGGCCGCCCTGGAACGGGTGGGGCTCGGCCATCGCCTCGACCACCGCCCGCACGAGCTGTCCGGCGGTGAGAGGCAGCGCGTCGCGATCGCCCGTGCGGTGGTCGGCGAACCGGCCGTCCTGCTCGCCGACGAGCCCACCGGAGCGCTCGACTCCAAGGCGGGTGCGGCGGTGATGGAGCTGCTGCACGAGCTGCACGAATCGGGCACCACCATCCTCGTCATCACCCACGACCGCTCCATCGCGGACTCGCTGCCCCGACAGGTCGCCATGCTCGACGGACGAGTGCAGTCCGATTCCGCCACCGCCACCGCCACCGCCACCGCGACCGCCACCGATTCCGTCGCGCTGGGGGCCACATGCTGA